Sequence from the Streptomyces sp. NBC_00440 genome:
CGCAGGGCAAGCTCGCCCCCGGCTCCACGATGAAGATCATGACCGCCACGATGCTCATCAACAACGGCCTGGCCGCCGAGAAGAGCCCCATCCTCTGCCCGGAGTCGGTCACCTGGCAGGGCCAGACGTTCCACAATCTGGACAACTTCTCCATAGCCAACGGCACCATGGAGCAGAGCTTCGCCCGCTCCTGCAACACCGCCTTCATCAAGCCGGTCGGGAAGCTGAATGACCGCGGTATCGCGGACACCGCCCTGCCGGACACGGCGAAGAAGTACTTCGGCATCGGCTCGGAGTGGAACGTCGGCATCCCGACCTTCGACGGCAGCGTTCCGAAGACGACAGGCCCCAACACCGCGGCGGCGATGATCGGTCAGGGGCTGGTCCAGATGAACCCGCTCAACATGGCGTCCGTCACCGCGACCGCCCGCAACGGCGCGTTCCACCAGCCGGTGATCGTGCCCGGCTCACTGCGCGCCGGGGACACGGCCACCGCGCAGCCCCTGCCCGCCAACACCGCACAGCAGCTGCGCGACATGATGCACACGACGGCGACGGCTGGGTACGGGACGGGCACCGTGGCGATGTCCGGGGTCGGCGGGTACAAGGGCGCCAAGACCGGCTCCGCGGAGGTCGACGCCCAGGGCAAGTCCAACAGCTGGTTCGCCGGATTCAGCAACGACCTGGCCGCCGCAGCGGTCGTCCAGTCCGGCGGCCACGGCGGGGACGCCGCGGGTCCGGTGGTCGCGGCGGTGCTCGCAGCGGGCTCCTAGTTCTGGCGGCGGGCTCCTGGGGGGGCAGCAGCCGGGGGCCGTTAACGGGTTCGCGTGGTACCTACACCGGACGTTAGCGTTACGGGCCATGAGTACTTCCGAACCCACTGTCAGTCCCCGGTTCGCCGATGCGCTGCGCGAACCAGCGGAGTACCCGGGCGCCGCCCCCACCGATGTCCTGGAGTCCGCCGCGTGACCCCCACGGTCATCCTCGCCGTCGTCATCGCGGCGATAACGCACGCCAGCTGGAACGCCATCGCCCACCACATCAAGGATCAGCTGGTCTCCTTCGCGCTGATCTCCGGGGGCGGGCTGCTGGTCGGGGTGCTGGGCGCGCTGTTCGTCCCCTTCCCGGCCGCCGCAGCGTGGCCGTTCCTGCTGGTCTCGGCCGCGCTGCACGTCACGTACATGCTGCTGCTGATGCGGTCGTTCACCCTCGGCGACTTCGGCCAGATGTACCCGATCGCGCGCGGCACGGCGCCGCTCGTGGTGACCGTGCTGGCCGCGGTCTTCGTCCATGAGATCCCGAACGGCTGGCAGTTGGCGGGGGTGGCGGTCGCCTGCGCCGGACTCGTCGGGGTGGCCCTCTGGGGCCTGAAGGGGTCCCGCCCGCAGTGGCCGGCGATCATCGCGGCCCTCGCCACCGGCCTGGCCATCGCCTCGTACACCACAGTCGACGGCGTCGGTGTCCGCGACTCCGGCTCCTCGCTGGGCTATATCGCCTGGCTGATGATCCTGGAGGGAATCGCCATCCCGGCGTACGCGCTGTACCGGCGCCGTGGCCAACTGGCCGCCCAGCTACGCCCGTACGCCGCCACCGGGCTGGTCGGCGGCGCGATGTCGGTGGTCGCGTACGGGCTGGTCCTGTGGGCCCAGACCCGCGCCCCGCTCGCCCCGATCGCCGCGCTGCGGGAGTCGTCGATCATCGTGGGCGCGGCGATCGGCGCGCTCTTCTTCAAGGAGAAGTTCGGGGCGCCGAGGATCGCGGCGGCCGGTCTGATGGTGGTCGGTATCGGGCTGATGCTGCATACGGCGGCTTAGGGGCTGTCCGGCGGTTCATGCCCGACCGCGCGCCGGGCGCGCACCGGCGGACACGGCCTGAGCCTCCTCGGCTACAGCCCGCTCTCCACCGGCACGTCCGGCACGTGGTCGACGACCCTGCCGTTCTCGATCAGCCGCTTGATGCCGTACGTCGCCACCGCGGCCACCACCATCGCGGCCACCAGGAACCACAGTCCGGCCACCGCGGACCCGGTGCGGTCCACGATCACACCGATTCCCATCGGGCCGAATCCACCGCCCAGGTTGCCGACCGCGTTGATCATGGCGATGCCGGAGGCGGCCTGCACCCCGGTCAGGAACCGCGACGGCAGTGACCAGAGCACCGGCTGACCGGCGAAGATACACATCGCGGCGAGGCTGATGAAGGCCATCTGGAGCACATGGTCGCCCGCCGGGACCAGCGCGGAGCCCGCGAGTCCGACGGCGCCGACCGCCGCGCTACCGGCGATCCACGGGTAGCGGGAGCCGCTGCGGTCGGCGAGCTTGGGAACGACGTACAGGCCGATGGCCACGAAGACGTACGGGATGGCCGTGACGAAGCCGACGGCCGTCCCGGACAGCCCGCCGAAGCCGTCCACGATCGTCGGCAGCCAGAAGCTGAGTCCGTACGCACCGAGCGGGAAACACAGGAAGTACAGGGACATCAGGACCACGCGCTTGTCGCGGAGGGTCCTCAGCGGGGATTCATGGGTGCCGCCCAGCGTGCTGCTCTCGACAGCCAGTTCGTCGGCGATCCACTTCTTCTCGCCGTCCTTGAGCCAGCCGACCCGCTCGGGGCCGTCGGGCAGGACCCGCAAGGTGAGGAAGCCGAGGAGCACCGCGGGAACACCGGTGGCGATGAAGATCCACTGCCAGCCCTTGATGCCGAGCACGCCGTCGAGGCCGCCGAGTGCGCCCATCAGCGGATTGCCGATGATGAAGGCGAGCGGTGTGGACATCATGAACCAGCCCGTCATCCGGGCGCGGTAGCGGTACGGGTACCACTTGGTCAGGAAGTAGAGGACGCCCGGATAGAAGCCGGCCTCGGCCGCGCCCAGCAGGAACCGGGCGGTGTAGAACTGCCAGCCGGTGCTGACCAGCGCGGTGAGGGCGGTGACCAGGCCCCAGCTGATCAGGATGCGGGTGAACCAGCGGCGGGCCCCGAACCGTTCCAGGAAGATATTGCTGGGCACCTCGAAGATCGCGTAGGCGACGAAGAATCCCACCTGGCCGAGGGTGAACGCGGCATTGGACAGCCCCAGTTCGTTCTGGAGCGTCAGCTTGGCGAAGCCGATGTTCGAGCGGTCCACATAGGCGACCAGATAGAGCAGGACCAGGAACGGCATCAGCCGCCAGGTCACCGCCTTCATCGTGCCGGTCTCCGTACCGGGCTCTGAGCCGGTCTCCATGCCGGGCTCTGAGCCGGTCTCCATGCCGGATTCTGGGCCGGTCTCCATGGCGTTCCTCCCGGGTGTGGCGATCATCATTGACCCTTTCGGTGCGTCCTCGGGACACGCATGGACCGTATCGTGATTTGATAGCACCATTAAGGGCGGGCACGACACGACTAGGTCACAGAACGGCTGGGTCAGCTCCACCGCATAGATGACGGCACTGAAGGGACCACCACATGGCACCGCAGCTGCGCAGCCGCGCCTGGTTCGGGGACGGCGGCAAGAACGGCTTCATCTCGCGCCATCACCTGCGGGCCATGGGGCGCGGCGGCCACAACTTCGACGGCAGGCCGGTCATCGGCATCTGCAACACCTTCTCCGAGCTGACGCCCTGCAACGGGCATCTCCAGCTCCTCGCGGACGCGGTGAAGCGCGGAGTGCTCCAGGCCGGCGGGTTCCCCCTCGAATTCCCCGCGATGTCGCTCGGGGAGCCGTTCCTGCGTCCGACCTCCATGCTCTACCGCAACCTGGCCGCGATGGAGATAGAGGAGCAGATCCGGGCCAACCCGATCGACGCCGTCGTCCTGCTCACCGGCTGCGACAAGACGACGCCGGCCGCGCTGATGGGCGCGGCCAGCGCGGGCGTGCCCTCGATGGTCTTCACCGGCGGCCCGATGCTCAACGGCCGCTTCAAGGGCCGCAACGTGGGCTCGGGCACGGACATCTGGCGGATGACCGAGGAGCTGCGGGCCGGGACGATCACCCAGGAGGAGTTCACCGAGTTCGAGTCCTCGCTGAACCGCTCGGCCGGTCACTGCATGACCATGGGCACCGCATCCACCATGGCCTGTCTGGCCGAGGCCCTGGGCATGATGGTGCCGGGCGGCTCGGGTCTGCCCGCGGTCGACGCCCGGCGCGGCACGCTCGCCGAGGAGACCGGCGCCCGCGCCGTCGAGCTGGCGACGAGCGGCCTCACCCCCCAGCGGATCATGACGCGCAACGCATTCGAGAACGCCATCCGCGTCAACGCGGCCATCGGCGGTTCCACCAATGCCGTCGTGCATCTGCTCGCCATCGCGGGACGGCTCGGCGTGCCGCTCAGCCTCGACGACTTCGACCGGCTGGGCGCAGAACTGCCGCTGCTGATCGACCTGATGCCGTCCGGCCGCTTCCTGATGGAGGAGTTCGCGTACGCGGGTGGCCTGCCCGCCCTCATCAACGATCTGCGCGAACACCTCCACCGCGACACGGTCACCGTCACCGGCCGCTCTCTCCTGGAGAACTGCGAAGGCGTCGAGGTGTACGACCGCGAGGTCATCCGCTCCTTCGGCAATCCGGTGCTGCCCGCGGGCAGCGGGACGGCCGTGCTGCACGGCAATCTCGCCCCGGACGGGGCCGTCATCAAACAGTCCGCAGCCGAGCCGCGGCTGCTCAGCCATACCGGTCCCGCTCTGGTCTTCGACTCACTGGAGGAGTACCTGGACGTCGTCGAGGACCCGGATCTCGATGTCACGGCCGACACCGTCCTGGTCGTCCGCAACACCGGCCCCCGGGGTTACCCCGGTATGCCGGAGGTGGGCAACCTCGCACTGCCGAAGAAGCTGCTCGACGCGGGCGTGCGCGACATGGTCCGTATCTCCGATGCCCGGATGTCCGGGACCGCCTTCGGCACCTGTGTGCTGCACGTGGCGCCAGAAGCAGCCGTCGGCGGCCCGCTCGCGTTCGTACGGACCGGCGACCAGGTCTGTCTCGATGTCCCGGGCCGTCGTCTCGACGTCCTGGTGGACGATGCCGAGCTGGCACGGCGCAGGAGCGGGTGGACGGCGCCGAAGCCGCCCGTCGAGCGCGGCTGGACGTACCTCTACACCCAGCACGTCACGCAGGCCGACACCGGCGTCGACCTGGACTTCCTGGTCGGCTCGACCGACTCCGCCCCGCCGCGCCAGGCCTTCTGAGGAGCTGTCCGCCATGACCGACACACCCAAGAACACCGAGGCACTGGTCCGCGGCGTCTCGCCCGTGCTCGAAGTGCCCTTCCGCGACAACGGCGATCTGGACCCG
This genomic interval carries:
- a CDS encoding EamA family transporter, giving the protein MTPTVILAVVIAAITHASWNAIAHHIKDQLVSFALISGGGLLVGVLGALFVPFPAAAAWPFLLVSAALHVTYMLLLMRSFTLGDFGQMYPIARGTAPLVVTVLAAVFVHEIPNGWQLAGVAVACAGLVGVALWGLKGSRPQWPAIIAALATGLAIASYTTVDGVGVRDSGSSLGYIAWLMILEGIAIPAYALYRRRGQLAAQLRPYAATGLVGGAMSVVAYGLVLWAQTRAPLAPIAALRESSIIVGAAIGALFFKEKFGAPRIAAAGLMVVGIGLMLHTAA
- a CDS encoding IlvD/Edd family dehydratase, which gives rise to MAPQLRSRAWFGDGGKNGFISRHHLRAMGRGGHNFDGRPVIGICNTFSELTPCNGHLQLLADAVKRGVLQAGGFPLEFPAMSLGEPFLRPTSMLYRNLAAMEIEEQIRANPIDAVVLLTGCDKTTPAALMGAASAGVPSMVFTGGPMLNGRFKGRNVGSGTDIWRMTEELRAGTITQEEFTEFESSLNRSAGHCMTMGTASTMACLAEALGMMVPGGSGLPAVDARRGTLAEETGARAVELATSGLTPQRIMTRNAFENAIRVNAAIGGSTNAVVHLLAIAGRLGVPLSLDDFDRLGAELPLLIDLMPSGRFLMEEFAYAGGLPALINDLREHLHRDTVTVTGRSLLENCEGVEVYDREVIRSFGNPVLPAGSGTAVLHGNLAPDGAVIKQSAAEPRLLSHTGPALVFDSLEEYLDVVEDPDLDVTADTVLVVRNTGPRGYPGMPEVGNLALPKKLLDAGVRDMVRISDARMSGTAFGTCVLHVAPEAAVGGPLAFVRTGDQVCLDVPGRRLDVLVDDAELARRRSGWTAPKPPVERGWTYLYTQHVTQADTGVDLDFLVGSTDSAPPRQAF
- a CDS encoding MFS transporter, which codes for METGPESGMETGSEPGMETGSEPGTETGTMKAVTWRLMPFLVLLYLVAYVDRSNIGFAKLTLQNELGLSNAAFTLGQVGFFVAYAIFEVPSNIFLERFGARRWFTRILISWGLVTALTALVSTGWQFYTARFLLGAAEAGFYPGVLYFLTKWYPYRYRARMTGWFMMSTPLAFIIGNPLMGALGGLDGVLGIKGWQWIFIATGVPAVLLGFLTLRVLPDGPERVGWLKDGEKKWIADELAVESSTLGGTHESPLRTLRDKRVVLMSLYFLCFPLGAYGLSFWLPTIVDGFGGLSGTAVGFVTAIPYVFVAIGLYVVPKLADRSGSRYPWIAGSAAVGAVGLAGSALVPAGDHVLQMAFISLAAMCIFAGQPVLWSLPSRFLTGVQAASGIAMINAVGNLGGGFGPMGIGVIVDRTGSAVAGLWFLVAAMVVAAVATYGIKRLIENGRVVDHVPDVPVESGL